From a single Stackebrandtia endophytica genomic region:
- a CDS encoding S10 family peptidase codes for MTDEKKSGSEEAKDKADKPVEPTDDLVTTSHTLGDLNYTATTGRIVLREEVYEDEKFTGHKAKAEVSITSYVLDGTDHSQRPVTFAFNGGPGSSSVWLHLGVLGPRRVVMGDVGDLKPPPYGLTDNHETLLKHSDLVFIDPVSTGYSRAAEGEKAKPFHGFKGDLESVAEVIRLWTTRNNRWLSPKYLAGESYGGTRAGALAEYLQVRYGMFLNGLMLIAPALDLGSIFFTEGNDAPYVNYLSTYAAIAHYHGLHEGRTLQEVIAEAKEYAAEEFPLVLAKGARLTEEERTAAVAKVASLTGLSTEYVDGVNLRIEHVRYYTELLRHKRLVVGRLDARFTGPDTDYGRERFSADPFFAATSGPYTAAFNHLIRSELKYENDLNYEIITGNVHPWSYAEFEGKPVTVVDKLSTAMRLNPFLKVYVALGYYDGGVPPGAVEHNLAHLSIPDELHRNIQVEYFESGHMMYIHEESRLAQSQQLAEFVSGNATS; via the coding sequence ATGACTGACGAGAAGAAATCGGGCTCCGAAGAGGCCAAGGACAAGGCCGACAAACCTGTCGAACCCACTGACGACCTGGTCACGACCTCGCACACGTTGGGCGATCTCAACTACACCGCCACCACCGGACGCATCGTCCTGCGTGAAGAGGTGTACGAGGATGAGAAGTTCACCGGGCACAAGGCCAAGGCCGAGGTGTCGATCACGTCTTACGTCCTCGACGGGACCGACCACTCGCAGCGTCCGGTCACGTTCGCCTTCAACGGCGGACCGGGCTCGTCGAGCGTGTGGCTGCACCTGGGCGTGCTGGGCCCGCGTCGCGTGGTCATGGGCGACGTCGGTGACCTGAAGCCGCCGCCGTACGGGTTGACCGACAACCACGAGACCCTGTTGAAGCACTCCGACCTGGTGTTCATCGACCCGGTGTCGACGGGTTACTCACGCGCCGCCGAGGGCGAGAAGGCCAAGCCGTTCCACGGTTTCAAGGGTGACCTGGAATCGGTTGCCGAGGTCATTCGACTGTGGACGACCCGCAACAACCGGTGGCTGTCGCCGAAGTACCTGGCCGGTGAGTCCTACGGCGGCACCCGCGCCGGTGCACTGGCGGAGTACCTGCAGGTGCGGTACGGGATGTTCCTCAACGGACTCATGCTGATCGCGCCCGCCCTGGACCTGGGTTCGATCTTCTTCACCGAGGGTAACGACGCCCCCTACGTCAACTACCTGTCGACGTACGCCGCGATCGCCCACTACCACGGGCTCCACGAGGGACGGACGCTGCAGGAGGTCATCGCCGAGGCCAAGGAGTACGCGGCCGAGGAGTTCCCGCTCGTGCTGGCGAAGGGCGCCCGGTTGACCGAGGAGGAGCGGACCGCGGCGGTGGCCAAGGTCGCGTCGCTGACCGGTCTGTCGACCGAGTACGTCGACGGTGTGAACCTGCGCATCGAGCACGTCCGGTACTACACCGAACTGTTGCGTCACAAGCGCCTGGTCGTCGGCCGGTTGGACGCTCGGTTCACCGGACCCGACACCGACTACGGTCGGGAGCGGTTCTCCGCCGACCCGTTCTTCGCCGCCACCAGCGGTCCGTACACCGCGGCGTTCAACCACCTGATTCGTTCCGAACTGAAGTACGAGAACGACCTGAACTACGAGATCATCACCGGCAATGTGCACCCCTGGTCGTACGCCGAGTTCGAGGGCAAGCCGGTGACGGTGGTCGACAAACTGTCCACCGCGATGCGTCTCAACCCGTTCCTGAAGGTGTACGTGGCGCTGGGCTACTACGACGGTGGGGTTCCGCCGGGCGCCGTGGAGCACAACCTCGCGCACCTGTCGATCCCCGACGAGCTGCACCGCAACATCCAGGTGGAGTACTTCGAGTCCGGTCACATGATGTACATCCACGAGGAGTCGCGGCTGGCGCAGTCGCAGCAACTCGCCGAGTTCGTATCGGGTAACGCCACATCATGA
- the nadC gene encoding carboxylating nicotinate-nucleotide diphosphorylase, whose translation MSIQDRLTAAGLAPEKVASIITAALDEDLGPDRDDPTSQAIFDVETVGTADVVARQDGVIAGLPVAEATFAAVSEDIRFTAVVADGDRVAEGAVLATVSGPVRYLLMAERTVLNLLCRMSGVASHTYRWTEALADTKTTILDTRKTTPGLRILDKYAVRAGGGDNKRMGLFDVAMIKDNHKFAAGSVTAAFDAVRTARPDITIQVEVDTLEEAREAVAAGAGFLLCDNMSPDRLREVVAAVGDRAELEATGNITLSDAAAYAATGVDYISSGALTHSSPIMDIALDIRPGAANPPTS comes from the coding sequence GTGAGCATTCAAGATCGGTTGACCGCGGCCGGGCTGGCCCCCGAGAAGGTCGCCTCCATCATCACCGCCGCGCTGGACGAGGACTTGGGCCCCGACCGGGACGACCCCACCAGTCAGGCCATCTTCGATGTGGAGACCGTGGGAACAGCCGACGTGGTGGCGCGGCAGGACGGTGTGATCGCGGGGCTGCCGGTTGCCGAGGCCACGTTCGCGGCGGTGTCCGAGGACATCCGGTTCACCGCGGTCGTCGCCGACGGGGATCGGGTGGCCGAGGGCGCGGTCCTGGCGACGGTGTCGGGGCCGGTTCGGTACCTGTTGATGGCCGAACGCACCGTGTTGAACCTGTTGTGTCGCATGTCGGGCGTTGCCAGCCACACGTACCGCTGGACCGAGGCGCTGGCCGACACCAAGACCACCATCTTGGACACTCGAAAGACGACTCCGGGGTTGCGGATCCTCGACAAGTACGCCGTTCGTGCCGGTGGCGGCGACAACAAGCGCATGGGCCTGTTCGACGTCGCCATGATCAAGGACAACCACAAGTTCGCCGCCGGGTCGGTGACGGCGGCGTTCGACGCGGTGAGGACGGCACGGCCCGACATCACCATCCAGGTTGAAGTGGACACATTGGAGGAGGCTCGGGAGGCGGTCGCCGCCGGTGCCGGCTTCCTGTTGTGCGACAACATGAGTCCCGACCGGTTGCGTGAGGTGGTCGCCGCCGTCGGCGACCGGGCCGAACTCGAGGCCACCGGCAACATCACGTTGTCCGACGCCGCCGCATACGCCGCCACCGGGGTCGACTACATCTCCTCGGGTGCGCTGACCCATTCCTCACCCATCATGGACATCGCACTGGACATCCGACCGGGTGCGGCGAATCCGCCCACGTCCTGA
- a CDS encoding L-aspartate oxidase, with protein MSGRLPSPALPRRLEAAAPSWTETTDVCVIGSGIAGLTTALNLREAGLHVTVVTKVNIDDGSTRWAQGGIAAVLDPLDTPAAHAHDTQLAGVDLCDAKAVSVMVTEGPERLRELIHTGARFDRHADGSLMLTREGGHRARRIVHAGGDATGAEVQRALHEAVHRDPWIRVIDHALVLDLLSDARGRVCGVSLHVLGEGSEDGVGGVLARAVVLATGGMGQIFASTTNPSVSTGDGVAAALRAGAAVTDIEFVQFHPTALYLPRDERIARDRQPLISEALRGEGAHLVDGDGNRFMTGVHELAELAPRDVVAKGAMRTMRDEGSEFVSLDARHLGADMLESRFPTIVASCREVGVDPVTDLIPVAPAAHYASGGVRTDLQGRTSVPGLYACGEVACTGVHGANRLASNSLLEALVFARRIATDIATGLPAQADPVTPDLPAWVVSTAAREPLQQAMTRGAGVLRSATSLADTADVLTRFGAMHSKRPRTDAWEATNLLTIAAALVASADARHETRGCHWREDFAQSDPAWRGHLVTSISDTGTLSTTWEQL; from the coding sequence TTGAGCGGCCGCCTCCCGTCGCCCGCGTTGCCGCGGCGACTGGAGGCGGCCGCCCCCAGCTGGACCGAGACCACCGACGTGTGCGTCATCGGCTCCGGCATCGCCGGGTTGACCACCGCGCTCAACCTGCGGGAGGCGGGCCTACACGTCACCGTCGTCACCAAGGTCAACATCGACGACGGATCGACCCGCTGGGCCCAAGGCGGAATCGCCGCGGTCCTGGACCCGCTGGACACACCCGCCGCCCACGCGCACGACACCCAACTGGCCGGCGTCGACCTGTGCGACGCGAAGGCGGTCTCGGTCATGGTCACCGAGGGCCCGGAACGGCTGCGGGAGTTGATTCACACCGGCGCCCGATTCGACCGGCACGCCGACGGTTCCCTCATGTTGACCCGGGAGGGCGGCCACCGCGCCCGACGGATCGTTCACGCCGGTGGTGACGCCACCGGCGCCGAGGTGCAGCGCGCCCTTCACGAGGCGGTGCATCGCGATCCGTGGATCCGGGTCATCGACCACGCCCTGGTGCTCGACCTGTTGTCCGACGCCCGTGGCCGCGTCTGCGGAGTCAGCCTGCACGTGTTGGGTGAGGGCTCCGAGGACGGTGTCGGCGGGGTCCTGGCACGAGCGGTCGTGTTGGCCACCGGCGGCATGGGGCAGATCTTCGCCTCCACGACCAACCCCTCGGTGTCCACAGGTGATGGTGTCGCGGCGGCGTTGCGCGCCGGTGCGGCGGTCACCGACATCGAGTTCGTCCAGTTCCACCCGACCGCGCTGTACCTGCCTCGGGACGAGCGGATCGCGCGGGACCGCCAACCGTTGATCTCCGAGGCGCTGCGCGGCGAGGGCGCCCACCTGGTCGACGGCGACGGCAACCGGTTCATGACCGGTGTCCACGAATTGGCCGAACTGGCTCCCCGCGACGTCGTCGCCAAGGGCGCCATGCGCACGATGCGCGACGAGGGTTCCGAATTCGTGAGCCTGGACGCCCGGCATCTGGGCGCCGACATGTTGGAGTCCCGCTTCCCCACGATCGTGGCTTCATGCCGCGAGGTGGGCGTCGATCCGGTGACCGATCTGATCCCGGTCGCGCCGGCCGCGCACTACGCCTCGGGTGGCGTGCGCACCGATCTACAGGGACGGACCTCGGTTCCAGGGCTGTACGCGTGCGGGGAGGTGGCCTGCACCGGTGTCCACGGTGCCAACCGGTTGGCGTCGAACTCGCTGTTGGAGGCGTTGGTCTTCGCTCGCCGCATCGCCACCGACATCGCCACCGGCCTGCCCGCTCAAGCCGACCCGGTCACCCCGGACCTCCCCGCCTGGGTGGTCTCCACCGCGGCACGGGAACCGTTGCAACAGGCGATGACCCGCGGCGCCGGAGTGCTGCGCAGCGCGACGTCGCTGGCCGACACCGCCGACGTGTTGACCCGGTTCGGCGCCATGCACAGCAAGCGCCCCCGCACCGATGCGTGGGAGGCGACCAACCTGTTGACGATCGCCGCCGCTTTGGTGGCCAGCGCGGATGCCCGACACGAGACCCGTGGCTGCCACTGGCGAGAGGACTTCGCGCAGTCCGATCCGGCGTGGCGGGGCCATCTGGTCACCTCGATCAGTGACACCGGGACACTTTCGACAACCTGGGAGCAGTTGTGA